The Pseudochaenichthys georgianus unplaced genomic scaffold, fPseGeo1.2 scaffold_428_arrow_ctg1, whole genome shotgun sequence genome includes a window with the following:
- the LOC117442430 gene encoding uncharacterized protein, with protein sequence MTSHRVLQSQLSSIMEALTRAAVLEISELLEESCAGWKSEISRSNMENQALRRRLELLETVITRGGRLESGGGEEEAAGGVFVEVTVAAVGAKRQKTEFPSGGRVSVCETAGDMSHAITERLDLHGSAVQLSDTDDSEAGPSGETRLWDQNSEVASERQNSQSAPGSPGRGGDSSDVVFDVESDCESPDKPFLVVGASGGKNSLLPGTSELKIGGSLISYDSDICCSSWTNQSLPSHRLLDNNRSDMNVPAFPLALQFAGSQLDPVEMNQFCRDRRFVCSYCGKWFTSGRSLETHVRVHTGERPYSCAQCGKRFTQSGHLKTHQSVHTGERPFGCQHCGKRFAGKQNLRIHLQKHHPDQQQL encoded by the exons ATGACCTCTCACCGGGTGCTTCAGTCCCAGCTGTCCTCCATCATGGAGGCTCTGACCCGGGCTGCGGTGCTGGAGATCAGCGAGCTGCTGGAGGAGAGCTGCGCCGGGTGGAAGAGCGAGATTTCCCGCAGCAACATGGAGAACCAGGCGCTGCGGAGGAGGCTGGAGCTCCTGGAGACCGTCATCACCCGGGGAGGGAGGCTGGAGAGCGGCGGCGGGGAGGAGGAGGCAGCTGGGGGGGTCTTTGTGGAAGTCACTGTCG CTGCAGTCGGGGCCAAGCGGCAGAAAACAGAGTTCCCCAGCGGTGGAAGAGTCTCCGTGTGTGAGACCGCTGGAGACATGAGCCACGCTATTACAGAG cggctagatctccatg GATCGGCGGTGCAGCTGTCGGATACAGACGACAGTGAAGCTGGACCCTCGGGGGAAACGAGGCTCTGGGACCAGAACAGTGAGGTGGCATCGGAGCGTCAAAACTCCCAGAGTGCACCTGGGTCTCCAGGCCGAGGAGGCGACTCTTCAGACGTTGTTTTTGACGTGGAGTCGGACTGTGAGTCTCCGGATAAACCATTCCTCGTCGTTGGGGCGTCGGGAGGAAAAAACTCGCTGCTTCCCGGGACTTCTGAGCTGAAAATAGGCGGGTCTTTAATCTCCTACGACTCAGATATCTGCTGTTCCTCTTGGACCAATCAGAGCCTGCCGTCTCACCGACTTCTCGACAACAACAGATCCGATATGAACGTCCCAGCTTTCCCGTTAGCGCTCCAGTTCGCAGGATCCCAACTGGACCCAGTGGAGATGAATCAGTTCTGCAGGGATCGTCGTTTCGTCTGCAGTTACTGTGGGAAATGGTTTACGTCGGGGCGAAGTTTGGAGACGCACGTTCGCGTTCACACGGGCGAGAGACCGTACAGCTGCGCTCAGTGCGGGAAGCGCTTCACGCAGTCCGGACACCTGAAGACGCACCAGAGCGTTCACACCGGGGAGCGGCCGTTCGGATGCCAGCACTGCGGGAAAAGGTTCGCCGGGAAGCAGAACCTGAGGATCCACCTGCAGAAACACCATCCGGATCAACAGCAGCTTTAA